The region CCGCGATCTCCTGGATGACGCCGGGATCGACGCTCCCGCGCGCCATGAGGCTCGCGGGCGTCGGGTCCCCCTTGATCGGGATGAAGAGGTGGCCAAGATCGGGGCGCTCGATGATCTTCACATTCGTCTTCCCACCGCGAAGGGCCGCATCCCTCCACGATTCGACATCGAGCGCGGTGACCTGATAGTCCTTCGTCCCCCTCATGATGAGGACCGGACCCCTGAACGCCGCGAAGTCCTCCGGCAGATCCCGACTTCGGTAGTCGCTCAAGTACCGGCCGCTCATCCCGAGGATGAGACGCGCGGGCGGGATATGGCCAGCCGCCACGCTGTCGAGCTGGGCGAGGAGCAGTCGCAGGCCGGTTTCCTGGCTGGGGGTCGCGATCTCCTCCCGCCTCGCGAGATCGCCCAGGTAGACGATCTGGTCTCGCAGGATCAGGTCGAGCGGCCGGAGCGAGCCGGCGAGGATGACGAGACCCGCCACGCCGCCGTCGGCCCGGGCGATCGCCGGAGCGAGACAACCGCCGAGGCTGTGTCCGACGATCCAGATCCGCCGGCTGTCGATTCCCATCTGGGAGCGGAGAACCTGAAGCGCGGCGAGCGCGTCGTCGATGACTTCCTCCTGGACCGTCACCTCGAGCGGGGGGGTGGTCTCAGGAGCGACGAGAGTCCTCTTGTCATAGCGCAGGCTCGCGATCCCGAAGACGGCGAGGCCGCGCGCGAGCTCGCGGAAGGGTCGATTCGGGCCGATCGTCTCATCCCGGTCCTGCGGTCCCGACCCGTGCACGAAGAGCACGGACGGATAGGGGATGGTCTGCCCCCCGCGCGGCAGAGCGAGCGTTCCTCCGAGAACGATGCCGCCCGATGGGACATCGACCGGCCGCTCCTCGAAGAGGGCCCGCGCGGGGCCGCCCGGCCCCTCGGGGACCGACTCCCTCTCGATCCGCGGGGGCGCGGGACGGGGCTCGAGAATCTCCGCCA is a window of Candidatus Eisenbacteria bacterium DNA encoding:
- a CDS encoding alpha/beta fold hydrolase, translating into MRQCSSFHMGCLWAAILAALAALAALAAWAVAAQEERVFTLLQAEKRIGTERYTIAEHPEERSVAVEAEARIELPYRSVEMKQRLLVDPGTFSLKDYTLHATVGGQAQTIRASRAGDSVIVELSASGADLRRALHASGEVHVLDNMLANHLSLLAMRSAGGGFRPETLQVIVPQVGALLTALVLPGDPEPDGSRSIEIRIASVIEILRVDPSGEISAIEIPSQGFSYTRGEDPVAEILEPRPAPPRIERESVPEGPGGPARALFEERPVDVPSGGIVLGGTLALPRGGQTIPYPSVLFVHGSGPQDRDETIGPNRPFRELARGLAVFGIASLRYDKRTLVAPETTPPLEVTVQEEVIDDALAALQVLRSQMGIDSRRIWIVGHSLGGCLAPAIARADGGVAGLVILAGSLRPLDLILRDQIVYLGDLARREEIATPSQETGLRLLLAQLDSVAAGHIPPARLILGMSGRYLSDYRSRDLPEDFAAFRGPVLIMRGTKDYQVTALDVESWRDAALRGGKTNVKIIERPDLGHLFIPIKGDPTPASLMARGSVDPGVIQEIADFVSNPR